One segment of Solanum lycopersicum chromosome 1, SLM_r2.1 DNA contains the following:
- the LOC101265280 gene encoding protein IQ-DOMAIN 11, with amino-acid sequence MAKKKSWFNLLKTFFVSGSESRLDKGKRKRWVFTRLKIRRLVATSALSPPRERRQQKTEEKQNKHAINVDVETINESNVDAENAKVYFKEDIESIHEPNNETLVLSKLTIHGEETKYFYLYERRIENLAAIKIQTAFRGYLARKALRALKGLVRLQAIVRGRAVRRQAIATLRSLQSIVNIQSEVCAKRCDNQVKSTVHCQEKTLMDLGEKDIKIDLNSQKRWDNRYLSKEEANKMFSSKREAAIKRERIREYWLSHRRSTESDINGRRRYWLEQWVDAQLAKRDDLKNVDTLFSARNREEFERKEMKPKPSLRQYHTDQELVSPVYVPRRSFHHRRQKSTGDHDNTFMGSPSIPTYMAATESAKAKARSMSSPRLRPINTDVYSEINSPYKYKLSPISSINSDATVTSRMGSVPGFSQRSPCLKGTPGPIKSTRSIKDLSFGSDGAFANWDRIGACR; translated from the exons ATGGCAAAGAAGAAGAGCTGGTTCAACTTGCTTAAGACATTTTTCGTTTCAGGATCTGAATCAAGATTAGACAAG gggaaaagaaaaagatgggTATTTACAAGGCTAAAGATTAGAAGATTGGTGGCGACCTCGGCGTTGTCACCACCAAGAGAAAGGAGACAACAGAAAACAGAAGAGAAGCAGAACAAGCATGCTATAAATGTAGATGTTGAAACGATTAATGAATCGAATGTAGATGCTGAAAATgcaaaagtttattttaaagaagaCATTGAGTCTATCCATGAGCCAAATAATGAAACTCTTGTATTGTCAAAACTGACAATTCATGGTGAAGAAACAAAATACTTTTACCTCTATGAGAGAAGGATTGAAAATCTTGCTGCCATCAAAATTCAGACAGCATTTCGTGGTtatctt GCAAGGAAAGCTTTGAGAGCACTAAAGGGACTAGTGAGGCTTCAAGCTATTGTTCGTGGTAGGGCTGTTCGACGTCAGGCTATTGCTACACTTAGGTCCTTGCAGTCAATTGTAAACATTCAATCTGAAGTATGTGCAAAGAGATGTGATAATCAGGTGAAAAGCACAGTACATTGTCAAGAGAAAACGTTGATGGATCTCGGAGAGAAAGATATCAAG ATTGATCTAAACAGCCAGAAAAGGTGGGACAATCGATATTTATCTAAGGAAGAAGCAAACAAGATGTTCTCAAGCAAAAGGGAGGCTGCGATCAAGAGAGAACGTATAAGAGAATACTGGTTAAGCCATCGA AGATCAACAGAATCAGACATAAATGGAAGAAGGCGATACTGGTTAGAACAATGGGTAGATGCTCAGCTGGCTAAAAGAGATGACCTTAAAAACGTGGACACGCTTTTCTCAGCAAGAAACAGAGAAGAATTCGAGAGAAAAGAAATGAAGCCAAAGCCTTCTCTAAGACAATACCATACAGATCAAGAATTGGTTTCGCCAGTATATGTTCCAAGAAGATCATTTCACCACAGAAGACAGAAATCAACTGGGGATCATGACAATACTTTCATGGGATCTCCTTCAATTCCAACTTACATGGCAGCCACGGAATCTGCAAAAGCAAAAGCAAGATCAATGAGTTCACCAAGGCTAAGACCAATCAATACTGATGTCTACTCTGAGATCAATTCTCCCTACAAGTACAAACTATCTCCCATATCTTCTATCAACAGCGATGCCACGGTCACAAGTAGAATGGGAAGTGTTCCTGGCTTCTCACAAAGATCACCATGCTTAAAAGGAACACCTGGTCCCATAAAATCAACAAGGAGCATTAAGGACCTTAGCTTTGGATCAGATGGAGCATTTGCAAATTGGGATCGTATCGGCGCCTGCAGGTGA
- the LOC101264760 gene encoding F-box protein FBW2-like isoform X1, producing the protein MEKEREEMESMNGPNKRVCVSVENGAVCTTGGRWDELNPEILASIFIRIVPPDLMVRSVVLVCRNWMETVSGPSCWMEIDLENWCRKCCIAKRPHLIDLGVSKAVRRSRSTVQRLTTYRLGIAGFSAAARRGRCLKTLQIPMCEVTDDVVVKYVGCLANLTFLDISYCFKVTEKGLKAFGTECKSLTHLRRNMPIWELPDSVEPSDVKDQEALIIADTMKGLQRLDYAFNRLSDTGVEAILTQCKALTHLEIQGCWNVELKGDLEARCKNLVNFQKPWIDDHDDLIYSSDDDSTEGESDDESIYSESSSSSDLD; encoded by the exons AtggagaaagagagagaagaaatGGAATCTATGAATGGTCCGAACAAAAGGGTATGCGTTAGTGTTGAAAATGGCGCCGTTTGCACCACCGGAGGTAGGTGGGATGAGTTAAACCCTGAGATATTGGCATCGATTTTCATAAGGATTGTTCCGCCGGATCTGATGGTGAGGTCGGTGGTGTTAGTTTGCCGGAATTGGATGGAGACGGTATCTGGTCCTTCCTGCTGGATGGAGATTGATCTGGAAAACTGGTGCCGGAAATGCTGCATTGCTAAGCGTCCCCACCTGATTGACCTTGGTGTCAGCAAAGCTGTTCGGCGGAGCAGGTCCACAGTCCAGCGACTCACCACTTACCGTCTCGGCATTGCTGGATTCTCCGCCGCTGCTAGACG TGGAAGATGTCTCAAGACACTGCAAATCCCTATGTGTGAAGTTACTGACGACGTGGTTGTAAAGTATGTGGGGTGCTTGGCCAATCTAACCTTCTTGGACATCAGCTACTGTTTTAAGGTCACAGAGAAGGGTCTGAAAGCTTTCGGAACAGAGTGCAAGTCCTTGACTCATCTCCGAAGAAACATGCCTATTTGGGAGCTGCCCGACAGTGTTGAACCTTCTGATGTCAAAGATCAGGAGGCGCTAATTATAGCGGACACTATGAAAGGTCTCCAGCGCCTTGACTATGCTTTCAACCGGTTGAGTGATACTGGCGTTGAGGCTATTCTCACCCAGTGTAAGGCACTAACACACCTTGAAATCCAAGGGTGTTGGAATGTGGAGCTGAAGGGTGATCTCGAggcaagatgtaaaaatcttGTAAACTTTCAGAAACCTTGGATCGATGACCATGATGACCTAATTTATTCCTCGGATGACGATAGTACCGAGGGTGAATCTGATGATGAGTCCATCTACTCTGAATCGTCCTCTTCATCAGATTTGGATTAG
- the LOC101265862 gene encoding germin-like protein subfamily 1 member 17 yields MSMLWFITILVITVFISYSPAYAYDNNPLQDICVAVNDSQAAVFVNGKICKDPKFTTANDFFASGLNVSGTAAPGSGGAAKFFTVDNIPGLNTLGISIGRIDLEPQRLAPLHTHPRATELITVLDGILYVGFLVPDAANFFKSRLFSKILYPGDVFVFPIGLIHFQYNVGHKKATYLAAFNSQNPGFIFVPNSIFASNPPIADDVLTQGFHLSKTQIAELRRKFS; encoded by the exons ATGAGCATGTTGTGGTTCATAACAATTTTAGTCATCACTGTTTTCATTTCTTATTCCCCTGCTTATGCTTATGATAACAACCCTCTACAGGACATATGTGTTGCTGTTAACGACTCTCAGGCTGCAG TTTTCGTGAATGGAAAGATTTGCAAAGACCCAAAGTTTACAACAGCAAATGATTTCTTTGCTTCAGGTCTTAATGTTAGTGGCACTGCAGCACCGGGGTCTGGTGGTGCTGCTAAGTTTTTTACTGTCGACAACATACCTGGACTTAACACTCTTGGTATTTCTATTGGTCGTATTGACTTGGAACCTCAACGTCTTGCACCACTTCACACGCACCCTCGAGCTACTGAGCTGATAACTGTCCTGGACGGTATTCTGTATGTGGGATTCCTTGTCCCTGATGCTGCAAACTTCTTTAAGAGTCGTCTCTTTTCCAAAATCTTGTATCCTGGCGATGTGTTTGTATTCCCAATAGGTCTTATTCACTTCCAGTATAATGTCGGACACAAAAAAGCTACTTATCTTGCTGCTTTCAACAGTCAAAATCCTGGATTTATCTTTGTTCCTAATTCAATCTTTGCTTCAAATCCACCCATAGCGGATGACGTTCTTACCCAAGGCTTCCATCTTAGTAAGACACAGATTGCAGAACTTCGAAGGAAATTCTCTTAG
- the LOC101264760 gene encoding F-box protein FBW2-like, which translates to MENEREEMESTNGKSKRVCVRVENDAVCSTGGRWDELSPELLASIFVRIVPPVLMVKSVALVCRNWMEIVSGPYCWTDIDLEQWCRDCCVANRPHLIDQVVRKIVRRSRSTFRRLSTFRLGDVGFSFAASRGRCLKTLQIPMCEVTDDVVVKYVGCLANLTFLDISYCFKVTEKGLKAFGTECKSLTHLRRNMPIWELPDSVEPSDVKDQEALIIADTMKGLQRLDYAFNRLSDTGVEAILTQCKALTHLEIQGCWNVELKGDLEARCKNLVNFQKPWIDDHDDLIYSSDDDSTEGESDDESIYSESSSSSDLD; encoded by the exons ATGGAGAATGAGAGAGAAGAAATGGAATCTACTAATGGTAAGAGCAAAAGGGTATGCGTTAGAGTTGAAAACGACGCTGTTTGTTCCACCGGTGGTAGGTGGGATGAGTTAAGCCCGGAGTTATTAGCTTCAATTTTCGTAAGGATTGTTCCGCCGGTGCTGATGGTGAAGTCAGTGGCCTTAGTTTGCCGAAATTGGATGGAGATAGTTTCCGGTCCATACTGCTGGACGGATATTGATCTGGAACAGTGGTGCCGTGATTGCTGCGTTGCTAATCGTCCCCACTTGATTGACCAGGTTGTTCGTAAAATTGTTCGCCGGAGCAGGTCCACATTCCGGCGACTTTCCACTTTCCGTCTCGGCGATGTCGGATTCTCCTTTGCTGCTAGCCG TGGAAGATGTCTCAAGACACTGCAAATCCCTATGTGTGAAGTTACTGACGACGTGGTTGTAAAGTATGTGGGGTGCTTGGCCAATCTAACCTTCTTGGACATCAGCTACTGTTTTAAGGTCACAGAGAAGGGTCTGAAAGCTTTCGGAACAGAGTGCAAGTCCTTGACTCATCTCCGAAGAAACATGCCTATTTGGGAGCTGCCCGACAGTGTTGAACCTTCTGATGTCAAAGATCAGGAGGCGCTAATTATAGCGGACACTATGAAAGGTCTCCAGCGCCTTGACTATGCTTTCAACCGGTTGAGTGATACTGGCGTTGAGGCTATTCTCACCCAGTGTAAGGCACTAACACACCTTGAAATCCAAGGGTGTTGGAATGTGGAGCTGAAGGGTGATCTCGAggcaagatgtaaaaatcttGTAAACTTTCAGAAACCTTGGATCGATGACCATGATGACCTAATTTATTCCTCGGATGACGATAGTACCGAGGGTGAATCTGATGATGAGTCCATCTACTCTGAATCGTCCTCTTCATCAGATTTGGATTAG